One Prunus dulcis chromosome 8, ALMONDv2, whole genome shotgun sequence DNA window includes the following coding sequences:
- the LOC117637794 gene encoding B3 domain-containing protein Os01g0234100-like → MAMREPMAVLQDQNRNFSYPPSESMKMEKLFGQKSSCLELMALSNVVNVNPIMSQSHKRKRVITRVKVESLYDSSQAQSSVMERAKEVEASLDPKFPVLLKVMMPSHVTGGFCLSIPKKFSCQHLPKQDTMIILEDEDGKEFETKYLVEKGGLSGGWRGFSIAHKLLQGDIVIFHVVAPFKIKVYIVRSNGLDEVDCVHGLMRLDACTKQINAGQIIPYETEKSGPVSDQSENDSEDLGFEFMDGLRLAESDVTFKEVKCMENFTVVVNGLVINSEFSNYILTKYYELCCSQNAFLHEHLLEGLNCKLIAGVISETVNIADAIRACKITTTEGDFSTWSKTLKAFEDLGMNSGFLRVRLDRLASLASESKRLKEARLEKDHPEEEMRSLDANPLEVKETINMTSILELTFQEVAKAPW, encoded by the exons ATGGCAATGAGGGAGCCAATGGCTGTTCTTCAAGATCAGAACCGGAACTTCTCTTACCCACCATCCGAG AgcatgaaaatggaaaagctGTTTGGGCAAAAATCTTCATGCCTCGAACTGATGGCTTTAAGCAAT GTAGTCAATGTTAATCCCATTATGTCTCAAAG TCATAAACGAAAGAGAGTTATTACAAGAGTTAAGGTAGAAAGCTTATATGATAGTTCCCAAGCTCAGTCTTCTGTTATGGAAAGAGCGAAGGAGGTTGAAGCAAGCCTAGATCCTAAGTTCCCTGTCCTGCTCAAAGTTATGATGCCATCACATGTTACTGGAGGATTCTGCCTT AGTATTCCGAAGAAATTTAGCTGTCAGCATTTGCCAAAACAAGATACGATGATTATTTTGGAAGATGAAGATGGGAAGGAATTTGAAACGAAATATCTTGTGGAGAAGGGTGGACTGAGTGGTGGATGGAGAGGGTTTTCAATTGCTCACAAGCTACTGcagggagatattgtgatttTCCATGTAGTGGCGCCCTTTAAAATTAAG GTGTATATTGTTAGATCAAATGGTTTAGATGAAGTGGACTGCGTTCATGGCCTTATGAGGTTAGATGCTTGCACTAAACAGATTAATGCTG GACAGATTATTCCATATGAAACCGAAAAGTCTGGTCCGGTATCAGATCAGTCTGAAAATGATAGCGAAGATCTTGGTTTTGAATTTATGGATGGACTTAGACTTGCAGAGTCTGATGTCACTTTCAAAGAAGTGAAATGCATGGAGAACTTCACCGTTGTCGTCAATGGTTTAGTcataaattctgagttttcGAATTACATTCTGACCAAGTATTATGAGCTTTGTTGCAGTCAAAACGCATTCCTTCATGAACATCTTCTTGAGGGTCTGAACTGCAAATTGATAGCTGGAGTGATTTCTGAGACAGTCAACATTGCAGATGCCATCAGGGCCTGCAAGATTACTACCACCGAAGGTGATTTTTCCACTTGGAGTAAGACTTTGAAAGCTTTTGAGGATTTAGGCATGAATTCCGGGTTCCTGCGTGTCCGGCTGGACCGGCTTGCAAGTCTTGCTTCAGAATCAAAAAGATTGAAGGAGGCTAGACTTGAAAAGGACCATCCAGAAGAAGAGATGAGGAGCTTGGATGCAAATCCTTTGGAAGTAAAAGAGACCATAAATATGACTTCAATTCTCGAACTTACATTCCAAGAAGTGGCTAAAGCCCCTTGGTGA
- the LOC117637810 gene encoding B3 domain-containing protein Os01g0234100-like: protein MAMTHEWKHSKNFMLTMNVKKEELSDPEYVPQENEEEEEEEDYLSVSQFSLRSRRRTHHSSLSVKQREPWKTKKNVLNTRRSPLSPTHMTKRKVPGDPRKHGGTQVEEIQAILGAEYPIVVKSMIHSNVSSWNCLTLPKQFCHLHLPLHNTTLTLEVESGEKYRIIFLAGKRILSAGWKKFCTAHKLRVGDLLVLRLVRPLKFKVYIMGRHNLAEVDAAFSLLKLNACAKHEVLEENHPKPLSSDVCQGNIRKTSLMLDTKPELIDNQTEEDNEEFGSKFPGGIRYPVPAADFEDVRSIENFTILVNGVTIDSWLSKQLRTNYYDLCCSRGSFLHDHLLKSINSKLAAEIITETTNIANAIRARKLSASHTDYEMWEKTLNAFELLGMDVGFLNARLEQLLSPSFRSEEAVELTRIEAKVEQICAGGR from the exons ATGGCGATGACCCACGAGTGGAAACACAGTAAAAACTTCATGCTCACCATGAATGTTAAGAAAGAAGAACTCTCTGACCCTGAGTATGTTCcacaagaaaatgaagaagaagaagaagaggaagactATTTGAGTGTTTCCCAGTTTTCTCTCCGCAGCCGCCGAAGAACCCATCATTCTTCCCTTtcg GTAAAGCAGAGGGAGCCATGGAAGACCAAGAAAAATGTGCTCAACACTCGGAGAAGTCCTTTAAGTCCGACCCATATGACCAAGCGA AAAGTTCCTGGGGATCCTCGGAAGCATGGAGG CACCCAAGTTGAGGAGATCCAGGCAATTCTTGGAGCTGAATACCCCATCGTTGTTAAGTCTATGATACATTCAAATGTTTCCTCTTGGAATTGTCTG ACACTGCCGAAGCAATTCTGCCATTTGCATTTACCATTGCATAATACAACATTAACCCTGGAAGTCGAAAGTGGGGAAAAATAtagaattatttttcttgccGGAAAGAGGATACTAAGTGCTGGATGGAAAAAGTTTTGTACTGCACACAAGTTACGAGTTGGTGATCTCTTAGTTTTACGTTTGGTCAGGCCTTTGAAGTTTAAG GTGTACATAATGGGAAGACATAATCTAGCTGAAGTAGATGCAGCTTTTAGCCTCTTGAAATTGAATGCCTGCGCCAAACATGAAGTGCTTG AGGAAAACCATCCAAAGCCTCTTTCAAGTGATGTTTGCCAAGGCAACATTCGAAAGACAAGTCTGATGTTAGATACTAAGCCTGAGCTTATTGATAATCAAACTGAGGAAGACAATGAGGAATTTGGCTCCAAATTTCCAGGAGGCATTAGATATCCAGTACCAGCAGCTGATTTCGAAGATGTTAGAAGTATTGAGAATTTCACCATTCTTGTGAATGGTGTGACTATAGATTCTTGGCTTTCCAAACAGCTCAGGACTAACTATTACGATCTATGCTGCTCACGAGGTTCATTTCTGCATGATCATCTCCTCAAAAGTATTAACAGTAAGTTGGCTGCTGAAATAATAACTGAAACTACTAACATTGCTAATGCCATTAGAGCTCGCAAGCTGTCCGCCTCTCATACTGATTACGAAATGTGGGAGAAGACTTTAAATGCCTTTGAGCTGTTGGGTATGGATGTTGGATTCTTAAATGCACGACTGGAGCAGCTTCTGAGTCCCTCCTTCAGATCAGAAGAGGCTGTGGAATTAACGAGGATAGAAGCTAAAGTTGAGCAAATTTGTGCAGGGGGGAGATGA
- the LOC117638796 gene encoding uncharacterized protein LOC117638796, with translation MWGGGGSGSGGGGGGIFWGRKEEVSDSKGVAVIFAWVSIHERHLQNYVDLYSSLGWNSLVCHSHFLHAFDPEKAMSSAFVILNELVEELRIKPCPVVFVALSAGTKACMYKVFQIIEGICEGQLYPAEYRLVRKCITGHIYDSGPVDFTSDLGTQYGLHPAILKMPGSSKLVSWLAKGIASGLDALYLTRFESQCAEYWQALFSSVNLGAPFLVLCSDKDDLAPYHIIYNFTQRLQELGGDVNLVKLNGSPHLGHYKHYPIQYRSSVTHFLEKAAMVFSQRIQELEGQNASMEGVHDEISELICDLRKVAVNSNQSLRRVAVEPSDHFFLPSSAENHNVRDSGSLQDEQKERSISLPKPPSISAHSVLGQVLFDVCVPKNVEGWDIKFCGSLNGQPFASARRNSPPHGLKSIRRSRL, from the exons ATGTGGGGTGGGGGAGGTAGTGgcagtggtggtggtggtggcggtaTCTTCTGGGGACGAAAGGAAGAGGTCTCTGATTCAAAAGGAGTCGCTGTCATCTTCGCTTGGGTTTCGATTCACGAGAGACACTTGCAGAATTACGTGGATCTGTATTCGTCTCTCGGTTGGAATTCCCTCGTTTGCCATTCCCATTTTCTCCATGC ATTCGACCCCGAAAAGGCCATGTCGTCCGCCTTTGTTATTCTCAATGAGCTTGTTGAG GAGCTAAGGATTAAGCCATGCCCTGTAGTTTTTGTGGCTCTTTCTGCTGGTACAAAAGCGTGTATGTACAAGGTTTTTCAG ATTATTGAGGGAATTTGTGAAGGTCAGCTCTATCCG GCCGAATATCGATTGGTCAGAAAGTGTATTACCGGACACATCTATGATTCTGGTCCAGTTGATTTTACGAGTGACCTGGGCACTCAATATGGACTACACCCAGCCATTCTAAAGATGCCTGGATCATCAAAACTGGTTTCTTGGCTAGCTAAAGGCATTGCTTCTGGTCTGGATGCTTTGTATCTTACTAGGTTTGAATCCCAGTGCGCTGAGTATTGGCAGGCTTTGTTTTCCTCTGTT AATTTGGGTGCTCCATTTCTCGTTTTATGCTCTGATAAAGATGATCTGGCTCCTTATCATATTATCTACAATTTTACTCAACGTTTACAAGAACTTGGAGGAGATGTCAATCTTGTGAAATTGAATGGCTCCCCTCACCTAG GTCATTATAAGCATTATCCAATACAATACAGGTCGTCTGTTACTCATTTCCTTGAGAAGGCAGCTATGGTTTTTTCTCAAAGAATTCAAGAACTTGAAGGTCAAAATGCTAGCATGGAAGGCGTGCACGATGAGATATCAGAACTAATCTGTGATCTCCGGAAAGTAGCTGTAAATTCTAACCAGAGCCTCAGAAGAGTTGCAGTGGAACCAAGCGACCACTTCTTCTTGCCAAGTTCGGCAGAGAATCATAATGTTAGGGACTCTGGGTCTTTACAAGATGAACAGAAAGAAAGATCAATCTCTCTGCCCAAGCCCCCAAGCATTAGTGCACATAGTGTACTCGGCCAAGTCCTGTTTGATGTTTGTGTCCCTAAGAACGTCGAGGGTTGGGATATCAAATTTTGTGGGTCTTTGAATGGGCAGCCATTTGCCTCTGCTCGTAGGAATTCACCACCTCATGGTCTCAAAAGTATTCGTCGCTCGAGATTATGA